The Fictibacillus arsenicus genome contains a region encoding:
- the veg gene encoding biofilm formation stimulator Veg has product MGKTIVDIRRSLESNVGRRLSLRANGGRRKTIERLGTLEETYPAVFIIKLDQDTNAFERVSYSYADVLTETVELTFLEDTQAAIGQ; this is encoded by the coding sequence ATGGGTAAAACAATAGTGGACATTAGACGCTCTTTAGAGTCCAACGTGGGTAGAAGACTTTCTTTACGTGCAAATGGCGGTCGACGTAAAACGATCGAACGTTTAGGAACACTAGAAGAAACATACCCAGCAGTTTTTATTATCAAATTAGATCAGGACACCAACGCTTTTGAACGTGTTTCTTATAGTTACGCGGATGTACTCACAGAAACAGTAGAACTTACATTCTTAGAAGATACACAAGCAGCAATCGGGCAGTAA
- a CDS encoding small, acid-soluble spore protein, alpha/beta type, with amino-acid sequence MGRSKHGMMSEGLKTEIAKELGFYDKVQRDGWGGISSKDAGNMVKRALELAEQRKN; translated from the coding sequence ATGGGAAGAAGTAAGCATGGAATGATGTCTGAAGGATTAAAGACTGAAATTGCAAAGGAGCTTGGTTTTTACGATAAAGTTCAGCGCGATGGATGGGGCGGTATTTCTTCAAAAGATGCAGGAAATATGGTGAAGCGCGCACTTGAATTAGCAGAGCAAAGAAAAAACTAA